A window of the Roseovarius sp. S88 genome harbors these coding sequences:
- a CDS encoding universal stress protein, with translation MAWKNLFCAFSNASLVKPALTHAAALAAEHKAHLDVLCLGVNRFSTDFFFAGGTAVALSDRLESCQQEALEIEGVVREVLNTQTDIHWSCSQGMAQLVDMGHLVASKARFSDLAILPAPYGPNRGPEAEPLTESVMFDAHAPTLILCDDAPTSTQPRHIMIGWNESPEALQAIRASLDILKQAQKVTVVIIDPSDHGPDRSDPGGLLSQYLARHGIKVDIDVLSKKLPRVSDVLSRHAFDTQADLIVMGAYGHSRFREAVFGGATRGMLERAPVPILMAR, from the coding sequence ATGGCCTGGAAAAACTTGTTTTGCGCCTTCTCCAATGCATCGCTTGTAAAACCCGCTCTGACTCATGCAGCCGCTCTTGCCGCCGAACACAAGGCGCATCTCGACGTCCTTTGCCTTGGTGTGAACCGCTTCAGCACAGATTTCTTTTTTGCCGGTGGCACCGCAGTTGCATTGTCCGATCGGCTGGAGTCGTGTCAGCAGGAGGCCCTCGAGATAGAAGGCGTTGTTCGCGAAGTTCTGAACACACAAACAGACATCCATTGGTCGTGTAGCCAGGGCATGGCCCAACTGGTCGACATGGGACATTTGGTTGCGTCCAAGGCGCGATTTTCAGATTTGGCAATCCTGCCAGCGCCCTACGGACCAAATCGAGGGCCCGAAGCAGAGCCTTTGACCGAATCCGTTATGTTCGACGCGCATGCTCCGACATTGATCCTGTGTGATGACGCGCCAACCTCAACGCAGCCAAGACACATCATGATTGGCTGGAACGAAAGCCCGGAAGCGCTGCAGGCGATCCGCGCAAGTTTAGACATCCTTAAACAAGCGCAAAAAGTCACCGTTGTGATCATCGACCCGTCTGATCATGGTCCGGATCGGTCTGATCCCGGCGGTCTGCTTTCACAATACCTTGCGCGACATGGCATCAAAGTCGACATTGATGTGCTGTCAAAAAAACTACCACGTGTGTCAGATGTATTGTCTCGCCATGCGTTCGACACGCAGGCGGACCTGATTGTCATGGGGGCCTACGGGCATTCCCGCTTTCGCGAAGCTGTATTCGGCGGAGCGACACGCGGAATGTTAGAACGCGCTCCGGTGCCCATCCTAATGGCTCGGTGA
- the ccoO gene encoding cytochrome-c oxidase, cbb3-type subunit II, whose translation MGILDKHTVLEKNVTLLAIFAFLVVTIGGIVQIAPLFWLENTIEEVEGMRPYTPLELAGRDIYIREGCYVCHSQMIRPMRDEVERYGHYSLAAESKYDHPFQWGSKRTGPDLARVGGRYSDAWHLDHLRDPQSVVPESVMPKYGYLEDRLIDGEYVGDLLKTHRFVGVPYTDEMIENAQADFLVQANPDEDFDGLLERYGETVQVRNFDDAPGISEADALIAYLQMLGTLVDFSTFTPVASR comes from the coding sequence ATGGGAATTCTCGACAAACATACAGTTCTTGAAAAGAACGTAACCCTGTTGGCAATCTTTGCCTTCCTCGTGGTGACCATCGGGGGGATCGTGCAAATCGCACCGCTCTTCTGGCTGGAAAACACGATCGAAGAGGTTGAGGGCATGCGCCCCTATACACCTCTCGAGTTGGCCGGGCGTGACATCTACATCCGCGAAGGATGCTATGTCTGCCATAGCCAGATGATCCGCCCGATGCGGGACGAAGTCGAACGCTATGGGCACTACAGCCTTGCGGCAGAAAGCAAGTATGATCACCCTTTCCAATGGGGATCGAAGCGCACCGGGCCAGATCTGGCGCGTGTGGGCGGGCGGTATTCGGATGCCTGGCATCTGGACCACCTGCGTGATCCGCAATCTGTGGTGCCAGAGTCGGTCATGCCAAAATACGGCTACCTCGAAGACCGCCTGATCGATGGTGAATACGTCGGTGATTTGCTGAAGACGCATCGTTTCGTGGGTGTTCCTTACACCGACGAGATGATCGAAAACGCCCAGGCTGACTTCCTGGTTCAGGCGAACCCTGATGAGGATTTTGACGGGCTTCTGGAGCGCTACGGCGAGACCGTTCAGGTGCGTAACTTTGATGATGCTCCGGGCATCAGCGAGGCTGATGCGCTGATCGCCTATCTGCAAATGCTGGGTACTTTGGTTGATTTCTCGACCTTCACACCCGTGGCCAGCCGGTAA
- a CDS encoding thioredoxin family protein — translation MAWIGGGVVVLGGATLFGTRSVLAKVAERDLTRLGQGVPTVVQVHDPQCPTCNALQSQTRQALKGFGQDELQYLVADIKTQEGQSFAGRYGVPHVTLLLFDGEGNLVETLQGMRPAAELRPAFERLAK, via the coding sequence ATGGCGTGGATTGGTGGCGGTGTTGTTGTGTTGGGTGGCGCAACATTGTTTGGAACGCGATCGGTGTTGGCCAAGGTGGCGGAGCGTGATTTGACGCGTTTGGGTCAAGGTGTTCCAACGGTTGTACAAGTCCATGACCCGCAATGTCCGACCTGCAACGCATTGCAAAGTCAGACGCGCCAGGCCCTCAAGGGATTTGGCCAAGACGAGTTGCAATATTTGGTGGCGGACATCAAAACCCAAGAAGGACAATCATTTGCCGGTCGCTATGGCGTACCGCATGTGACGTTGTTGTTGTTCGATGGCGAGGGCAACTTGGTTGAGACCTTGCAAGGTATGCGACCGGCTGCAGAGCTGCGCCCTGCATTTGAGCGATTGGCCAAGTAA
- a CDS encoding LysR family transcriptional regulator: MDWKDLPPLTSLRAFHALAETGSAVAAGTMLNVSHAAVSQQLKALESHIGVPLVDRSGRSLTLTPAGEELAEALKSGFGTMARAVATLTGADANRPVHVSTTSLFATTWLMPRLLDFQSKHPEIDLMVNPSAELFDPEPGGIDVGLRFGSGDWPGLSSEMLVPTDIAVTAAPSLVGDCVIECPADLLKFPWLEELGTSESTDWLRKHGVVEGRAKRITQVPGNLMLDGARAGQGVISTAMSSVKADIESGHLRLLFLDRGETGYHIVTRPGIMRPKAKAFVTWLKRQKSSASE; the protein is encoded by the coding sequence ATGGATTGGAAAGACCTACCTCCTCTGACGTCTCTGCGTGCCTTTCATGCACTGGCTGAAACCGGCTCGGCTGTTGCGGCTGGGACGATGCTCAATGTCAGCCACGCAGCGGTGAGCCAGCAACTCAAAGCGCTTGAGAGTCATATTGGTGTTCCACTGGTTGACCGATCAGGACGATCCTTGACGTTGACGCCAGCAGGAGAAGAACTGGCCGAAGCCCTGAAATCCGGATTTGGAACAATGGCGCGCGCCGTGGCGACTTTGACAGGCGCGGATGCAAACAGGCCTGTACATGTATCTACCACGTCGCTTTTTGCGACGACCTGGCTGATGCCGCGGCTTTTGGATTTTCAATCTAAACATCCCGAGATTGATCTGATGGTGAACCCGTCTGCCGAACTCTTCGACCCCGAACCGGGAGGCATCGACGTAGGCCTGCGCTTTGGGTCTGGCGACTGGCCGGGTTTGAGCTCTGAAATGCTTGTGCCGACGGATATTGCGGTTACAGCAGCGCCATCCTTGGTCGGTGATTGCGTGATCGAATGCCCGGCAGACTTGCTTAAATTCCCTTGGCTCGAGGAGCTAGGCACAAGTGAATCAACTGATTGGCTGCGCAAGCATGGTGTGGTTGAGGGGCGGGCCAAACGGATCACGCAAGTGCCGGGCAACCTGATGCTGGATGGTGCTCGTGCTGGTCAGGGGGTCATCAGTACGGCTATGTCCTCGGTCAAAGCCGATATCGAGTCAGGGCACTTACGTTTGCTGTTTTTGGACCGAGGTGAGACCGGGTATCACATCGTGACCCGGCCCGGAATAATGCGACCCAAGGCGAAGGCGTTTGTGACATGGCTCAAGCGGCAAAAATCATCGGCTTCTGAATGA
- a CDS encoding cbb3-type cytochrome c oxidase subunit 3, with product METYTFLRAFADSWMLLALFTFFVGVVIWVMRPGATNAYDSVSRIPFRHENAPVSDIGPASEED from the coding sequence ATGGAAACCTATACATTTCTTCGCGCCTTCGCAGACAGCTGGATGCTGTTGGCGCTCTTCACCTTCTTTGTTGGCGTGGTCATCTGGGTCATGCGCCCTGGTGCCACAAACGCCTATGACAGCGTGTCGCGAATTCCCTTCCGGCATGAAAATGCACCTGTGTCCGATATCGGACCTGCCTCTGAGGAGGATTGA
- the hemN gene encoding oxygen-independent coproporphyrinogen III oxidase, whose translation MIEKTQLARLGLFDAKLPRYTSYPTSPHFSEDVQDGHFRKWIETLPKGSAISLYLHIPFCRRLCWFCACRTQGTQNDAPVIAYLKVLKAELDLLKEALPEGISLSRLHWGGGTPTLLSAPMMTELAGKIRETIPFGSDTEFSVEIDPNEIDEARLDALAAAGMNRASIGVQDFDPIIQQTIGRLQSYEITRDAVEAIRARGIKSLNTDILYGLPHQNRKRITESVQKLLSLSPDRVALYGYAHVPWMAKRQQLIPSDAMPTPEERLELFETARRLFAWDGYQEIGIDHFATPEDGLSIAKADGRLRRNFQGYTDDTAEALVGLGASAISRFPQGYAQNASATGAYTKAIRAGNFATSRGHCFKGEDLMRARLIEAVMCDFHISTDEICDSFDVPRKRVQDMLQKTSNEFEGILDVRNDGLFVPPEARSLTRMIARSFDAYDLSRAGHSTAISEHHKRFSMTIASTRPFGVS comes from the coding sequence ATGATTGAGAAAACACAACTGGCGCGGCTCGGCTTGTTCGATGCCAAATTGCCGCGGTACACAAGCTATCCGACCTCTCCGCATTTCTCAGAAGATGTGCAGGATGGCCATTTCCGCAAGTGGATTGAGACCCTGCCCAAAGGCAGCGCCATCTCGCTTTACCTGCACATCCCATTCTGCCGTCGGCTGTGCTGGTTCTGTGCCTGCCGCACGCAAGGCACGCAGAACGATGCGCCGGTCATTGCCTATCTCAAAGTTCTGAAAGCCGAACTCGATCTGCTGAAAGAGGCTTTGCCGGAAGGCATCTCTTTGTCGCGCCTGCATTGGGGTGGTGGAACGCCCACCCTGTTATCAGCACCAATGATGACCGAACTGGCAGGGAAGATTCGCGAGACAATTCCTTTTGGTTCAGACACAGAATTTTCTGTCGAAATCGACCCCAATGAGATTGACGAGGCGCGCCTTGATGCCTTGGCCGCCGCCGGTATGAACCGCGCGTCCATCGGCGTGCAGGATTTTGACCCAATCATCCAACAAACCATTGGCAGGCTGCAAAGCTATGAGATCACGCGCGACGCTGTCGAAGCCATTCGCGCGCGTGGGATCAAAAGCCTAAACACCGACATTCTTTACGGCCTGCCGCATCAGAACCGCAAACGCATCACTGAAAGCGTGCAAAAGCTTTTGTCGCTCTCGCCGGATCGCGTGGCGCTTTATGGTTATGCGCATGTGCCGTGGATGGCCAAACGCCAGCAATTGATCCCATCTGACGCGATGCCTACCCCCGAAGAACGGCTTGAGCTTTTTGAAACCGCCCGCAGGCTCTTTGCCTGGGACGGATACCAGGAAATCGGCATAGACCATTTCGCAACGCCCGAAGATGGCCTCAGCATAGCCAAAGCTGACGGACGTCTGCGTCGCAACTTCCAGGGCTACACGGACGACACGGCTGAAGCGTTGGTTGGGCTTGGAGCTTCGGCAATTTCTAGGTTCCCTCAAGGTTACGCACAAAACGCCTCTGCGACCGGCGCCTACACCAAGGCAATCCGGGCGGGTAATTTCGCAACGAGCCGTGGACACTGCTTCAAGGGCGAGGATCTGATGCGTGCACGCCTGATCGAAGCGGTCATGTGTGATTTTCACATTTCAACCGATGAGATTTGCGACAGTTTCGACGTCCCCCGCAAGCGCGTCCAAGACATGCTCCAAAAAACTTCAAATGAGTTTGAAGGCATTTTGGATGTGCGAAATGACGGCCTCTTTGTGCCTCCCGAGGCTCGGTCCCTCACTCGCATGATCGCACGCAGCTTTGACGCCTACGACCTCAGCCGTGCTGGGCACAGCACCGCCATCTCAGAGCATCACAAACGCTTTTCCATGACAATCGCGTCCACGCGGCCGTTTGGGGTGTCGTGA
- the ccoG gene encoding cytochrome c oxidase accessory protein CcoG, whose protein sequence is MPADSDNAPQSLYAAQEPVFPKRVSGWFRSLKWVIMIVTLGVYYLTPWIRWDRGPQLPDQAVLVDMAHRRFFFFWIEIWPHEFYFVAGLLVMAGLGLFLFTSAMGRVWCGYACPQTVWTDLFILVERWIEGDRNARLRLHRQKKWDVRKVRLRLTKWTVWLIIGLLTGGAWVFYFTDAPTLLVDLFTLNAHPIAYTTIAILTATTFFFGGFAREQICIYACPWPRIQAAMMDEDTLTVGYREWRGEPRKHSDEVKAGEAQGDCIDCMACVNVCPMGIDIRDGQQMECITCALCIDACDDIMAKIGKPRGLIDYLALTDEQFERQGKTPKKVMNHILRPRTIMYTALWSLVGFGLLFALFIRSDIEMTVAPVRNPTFITLSDGSIRNTYEVRLLNKHGDDRPFRITVTGDPAVRVQLEGTPYASVNVPANKTHLQRVYLIAPAGSDPAQAERSDVRLWVEDISNGDRAYKDTIFNGKGN, encoded by the coding sequence GTGCCCGCTGACTCAGATAATGCCCCCCAAAGCCTTTACGCGGCGCAGGAACCAGTGTTTCCCAAGCGCGTAAGCGGTTGGTTTCGCAGCCTGAAATGGGTCATCATGATTGTGACCCTTGGGGTTTACTACCTGACACCGTGGATTCGCTGGGATCGCGGCCCGCAGCTTCCCGATCAGGCGGTTCTGGTTGATATGGCGCATCGGCGGTTCTTTTTCTTTTGGATCGAGATCTGGCCGCACGAGTTTTATTTCGTCGCCGGGCTGTTGGTTATGGCGGGCCTGGGTCTGTTTCTCTTCACATCTGCCATGGGCCGCGTGTGGTGCGGGTATGCTTGCCCTCAGACCGTGTGGACGGATCTGTTCATTCTTGTGGAGCGTTGGATCGAAGGGGATCGCAACGCGCGGCTGCGTTTGCATCGGCAGAAGAAGTGGGATGTTCGCAAAGTTCGCTTGCGGCTGACGAAATGGACAGTTTGGTTGATCATTGGTCTGCTGACAGGTGGTGCTTGGGTATTTTACTTCACAGATGCGCCAACGCTGTTGGTCGATCTGTTTACGCTCAACGCGCATCCTATTGCTTACACAACAATTGCAATCCTGACGGCCACGACCTTTTTCTTTGGCGGCTTCGCCCGCGAACAGATTTGTATCTATGCCTGTCCCTGGCCGCGTATTCAGGCTGCCATGATGGACGAAGACACGCTGACGGTCGGTTATCGCGAGTGGCGTGGCGAGCCGCGCAAGCATTCCGATGAGGTCAAGGCAGGAGAGGCACAAGGCGACTGTATTGATTGTATGGCCTGCGTGAATGTCTGCCCCATGGGCATCGACATTCGTGATGGGCAACAAATGGAGTGTATCACGTGTGCGCTTTGTATTGATGCATGCGACGACATCATGGCCAAGATCGGCAAGCCGCGCGGTTTGATTGATTACCTGGCTCTGACCGACGAACAGTTTGAGCGGCAGGGCAAGACGCCGAAGAAAGTGATGAACCACATCCTGCGTCCACGTACGATCATGTATACGGCTCTATGGTCGCTTGTCGGGTTTGGCCTGTTGTTCGCGCTCTTTATTCGCTCGGATATCGAAATGACCGTGGCACCGGTCCGCAACCCGACCTTTATTACTCTCTCAGATGGTTCGATCCGCAACACCTATGAGGTGCGCTTGTTGAACAAACATGGCGATGATCGGCCGTTCCGTATAACAGTCACGGGCGATCCGGCAGTACGGGTTCAGCTAGAAGGCACGCCTTATGCATCGGTGAACGTGCCTGCCAACAAAACCCATCTGCAGAGGGTTTACCTCATCGCGCCCGCAGGCTCTGATCCGGCGCAAGCTGAGCGGTCAGATGTACGGCTTTGGGTCGAAGACATCTCAAACGGTGACCGGGCTTACAAAGACACAATTTTCAACGGGAAGGGCAACTGA
- the ccoP gene encoding cytochrome-c oxidase, cbb3-type subunit III yields MAQKPEDKPDVGTTGHEWDGIEELNNPLPRWWVWVFYITIIWGLWYTVAYPAWPMISGATEGYMGWSTRANVAADIEEAEAANAEINTRLASVELTEITSDAELQGYARSAGEAVFNTWCVQCHGREGGGFVGYPTLSDDDWLWGGTMEDIHLTISHGIRNEEDPDARYSEMPAFGRDELLAEEEIVQVVNYVMSLSGEAQDPAQVEPGAVVYADNCAACHGEAAEGDVFQGAPNLNDAIWLYGGDYASLMETVNNARFGVMPNWNSRLTEAEIRAVTAYVHQLGGGE; encoded by the coding sequence ATGGCTCAAAAACCAGAAGATAAACCCGATGTCGGAACCACAGGTCATGAGTGGGACGGTATCGAAGAGCTGAACAATCCTTTGCCACGCTGGTGGGTCTGGGTGTTCTACATCACCATCATCTGGGGCCTTTGGTACACGGTGGCTTATCCCGCCTGGCCGATGATCTCGGGGGCGACTGAGGGCTATATGGGTTGGTCCACGCGTGCAAATGTGGCCGCTGATATCGAAGAGGCTGAAGCGGCCAACGCCGAGATTAACACTAGGCTGGCCAGTGTCGAACTCACTGAGATTACCAGCGATGCAGAGCTTCAGGGCTATGCCCGTTCTGCCGGTGAGGCGGTGTTCAACACCTGGTGCGTGCAGTGTCATGGCCGTGAAGGTGGTGGATTTGTCGGTTACCCGACTTTGTCAGATGACGACTGGCTCTGGGGTGGTACGATGGAAGACATCCATCTCACCATCAGCCATGGTATCCGCAACGAGGAAGACCCCGATGCGCGGTATTCGGAAATGCCGGCCTTTGGACGCGATGAGTTGTTGGCCGAAGAAGAGATCGTGCAAGTGGTCAACTACGTGATGTCCTTGTCCGGTGAGGCGCAGGACCCTGCTCAAGTTGAGCCGGGTGCAGTGGTCTATGCTGACAATTGCGCGGCGTGCCATGGCGAAGCGGCGGAAGGCGATGTCTTTCAGGGGGCACCGAACCTGAATGACGCGATCTGGCTCTATGGCGGAGACTACGCATCTCTCATGGAAACAGTGAACAACGCACGTTTTGGCGTCATGCCCAACTGGAACAGCCGCCTGACTGAGGCTGAGATCCGCGCTGTCACAGCCTACGTCCACCAGCTTGGTGGCGGCGAATAA
- a CDS encoding GNAT family N-acetyltransferase: MTPEDLAVLHERAFEGQGRSWTASEFSELLQNRAVALIGDNRAFALGRLVADEAELLTLACDPICRRQGLARDRLDALLREVKAKGALRIFLEVASDNLAAISLYQKAEFVQIGRRKEYHDTPNGRVDAIVMEKRL, from the coding sequence ATGACGCCTGAGGACCTGGCGGTCTTGCACGAACGCGCTTTTGAGGGGCAGGGCCGATCCTGGACTGCCAGTGAGTTTTCGGAGCTGTTACAAAACCGTGCCGTAGCCTTGATAGGAGACAACCGCGCCTTTGCGCTTGGGCGTCTGGTTGCAGATGAAGCTGAGTTGTTGACGCTGGCTTGCGATCCGATATGTCGCCGTCAGGGCTTGGCACGTGATCGGCTTGATGCATTGCTGCGCGAAGTCAAAGCCAAAGGTGCTCTGCGGATCTTTCTGGAAGTGGCTTCCGATAATCTGGCAGCTATTTCTCTGTATCAAAAAGCGGAGTTTGTCCAAATCGGCCGACGTAAAGAGTATCACGACACCCCAAACGGCCGCGTGGACGCGATTGTCATGGAAAAGCGTTTGTGA
- the ccoN gene encoding cytochrome-c oxidase, cbb3-type subunit I yields the protein MLNYIKLIALGLITFFALIAANYARDLAYLVNALTIALVAGGLFVWVLRNTDEPADTRDYSNEYMDGVIRAGVIATALWGVVGFLAGTFIAFQLAFPALNFEWAQGYMNFGRLRPLHTSAVIFAFGGNALIATSFYVVQRTSAARLWGGNLAWFVFWGFQLVIVLAAAGYVLGATQGKEYAEPEWYVDWWLTIVWVAYLAVFVGTLVKRKEPHIYVANWFYLSFIITVAMLHLINNLSIPVSIWGSKSVQLFSGVQDAMTQWWYGHNAVGFFLTAGFLAMMYYFVPKQAGRPVYSYKLSIIHFWALIFLYIWAGPHHLHYTALPDWASTLGMVFSVILWMPSWGGMINGLMTLSGAWDKLRTDPVIRMMVISLGFYGMSTFEGPMMSIRAVNSLSHYTDWTIGHVHSGALGWNGMITFGCLYFLVPKLWNKERLYSLSLVSWHFWLATIGIILYAASMWVTGIMEGLMWREVDANGFLVNSFADTVSAKLPMYVVRGLGGVMFLSGAIIMCYNLYMTVRRSPAVEADNSAVPAE from the coding sequence ATGCTGAACTATATCAAGCTTATCGCGTTGGGGCTCATCACCTTTTTCGCGTTGATTGCGGCAAACTACGCCCGCGATCTGGCCTATCTGGTCAACGCTTTGACGATTGCACTCGTGGCGGGCGGATTATTCGTCTGGGTACTGCGTAACACCGATGAGCCCGCCGATACGCGGGATTATTCTAATGAATACATGGATGGCGTGATCCGCGCTGGGGTCATCGCAACGGCACTTTGGGGTGTCGTTGGATTTCTGGCCGGTACATTCATTGCTTTCCAATTGGCCTTTCCGGCGCTCAACTTTGAATGGGCGCAAGGCTATATGAATTTTGGGCGTCTCAGACCGCTGCATACCAGTGCGGTGATCTTTGCTTTTGGGGGCAATGCCCTGATCGCGACGTCCTTCTATGTGGTTCAGCGCACTTCGGCAGCACGTCTCTGGGGCGGCAATCTTGCTTGGTTCGTGTTCTGGGGTTTTCAGCTTGTTATCGTTCTGGCGGCTGCTGGCTACGTGCTTGGGGCGACACAGGGTAAGGAATATGCAGAACCTGAATGGTATGTCGATTGGTGGCTGACCATTGTCTGGGTGGCCTATCTGGCGGTCTTCGTCGGCACGCTGGTGAAACGCAAGGAGCCGCACATCTATGTGGCAAACTGGTTCTATCTAAGCTTCATCATCACGGTCGCCATGCTGCACCTGATCAACAACCTGTCGATCCCGGTCTCTATCTGGGGCTCGAAGTCGGTTCAGCTTTTCAGTGGTGTTCAGGATGCCATGACACAGTGGTGGTACGGCCACAACGCGGTGGGCTTCTTCCTGACCGCCGGGTTCCTGGCGATGATGTACTACTTTGTTCCAAAGCAGGCTGGTCGCCCGGTCTACAGCTACAAACTGTCGATCATCCACTTCTGGGCGCTGATCTTTCTGTATATCTGGGCGGGTCCGCATCACTTGCACTACACCGCTCTGCCGGACTGGGCCTCGACCCTTGGCATGGTGTTTTCGGTGATCTTGTGGATGCCCAGCTGGGGCGGCATGATCAACGGTCTGATGACTCTCTCAGGTGCCTGGGACAAGCTGCGTACCGATCCCGTGATCCGGATGATGGTGATCAGCCTTGGCTTCTATGGCATGTCGACCTTTGAAGGACCGATGATGTCGATCCGCGCGGTCAACAGTCTGTCGCACTACACCGACTGGACCATTGGACACGTGCATTCCGGCGCGCTGGGCTGGAACGGCATGATCACCTTTGGCTGCCTCTACTTCCTGGTGCCGAAGCTGTGGAACAAGGAACGGCTTTACAGCCTCAGCCTTGTAAGTTGGCACTTCTGGCTCGCCACGATTGGCATCATCCTCTACGCCGCATCCATGTGGGTGACCGGCATCATGGAGGGCCTGATGTGGCGCGAAGTGGATGCCAACGGCTTCCTGGTGAACTCTTTCGCGGACACCGTTTCTGCTAAACTGCCGATGTATGTGGTGCGCGGTCTTGGCGGGGTGATGTTCCTGAGCGGCGCAATCATCATGTGCTACAACCTTTACATGACCGTTCGTCGGAGCCCGGCTGTTGAAGCCGATAACTCCGCGGTCCCGGCCGAATAA
- a CDS encoding FixH family protein → MTERRITGMHVFFGFLGAFGVIIAVNFTLAYSAVKTFPGVEVKNSYIASQTFDDRRAAQQKLGWKVEATHAQGQLRLSIRDDNGRPVKAAQIHATVGRATHVREDSQPEFRFDGVSYVAPLELSDGNWNVRMRALSADGTEFQQRVVLIKE, encoded by the coding sequence ATGACCGAGCGCAGGATTACTGGCATGCATGTCTTTTTTGGCTTTCTCGGTGCCTTTGGCGTCATTATCGCGGTGAACTTCACTTTGGCTTACTCTGCCGTAAAGACCTTCCCTGGGGTAGAGGTGAAAAATTCATACATCGCCAGCCAAACCTTTGATGATCGACGCGCGGCTCAGCAAAAGTTGGGCTGGAAGGTTGAAGCCACGCATGCCCAGGGGCAACTGCGCCTGAGCATTCGCGATGACAATGGCCGCCCTGTAAAGGCTGCCCAGATTCACGCGACTGTCGGCCGCGCCACGCATGTGCGCGAAGACAGTCAGCCGGAGTTTCGCTTTGACGGGGTGTCATATGTCGCACCGCTGGAGCTATCGGACGGGAACTGGAATGTCCGGATGCGCGCGTTGTCGGCGGATGGCACCGAGTTTCAACAACGTGTTGTCCTGATCAAGGAGTAA
- the fnrL gene encoding transcriptional regulator FnrL, translating to MLTDLKNPAPRDCGDCPIRHRAVCARCEADELEQLDRIKYYRSFEAGRTVIWAGDQMDFVGSVVTGIATLTQTMEDGRTQMVGLLLPSDFVGRPGRETAAYDVVAVSDMVMCCFRKGPFEEMMVHTPHVAQRLLEMTLDELDAAREWMLLLGRKTAREKIASFLSILARRNATLNLGKTDAGLTFDLPLTREAMADYLGLTLETVSRQISALKKDGVIVLQGKRMVSVPDFDKLLDEAGDDSDGGMLS from the coding sequence ATGCTAACCGACCTGAAAAACCCTGCACCGCGGGATTGTGGCGATTGTCCTATTCGCCATCGCGCCGTGTGCGCGCGGTGCGAAGCTGATGAGTTGGAACAGTTAGATCGCATCAAGTATTACCGAAGCTTTGAGGCAGGCCGTACAGTCATCTGGGCCGGTGACCAGATGGATTTCGTGGGATCGGTTGTGACAGGCATTGCGACCTTGACGCAAACCATGGAAGACGGGCGCACGCAGATGGTGGGCCTTCTTCTCCCTAGCGATTTTGTTGGGCGGCCTGGTCGTGAAACAGCCGCATACGATGTGGTTGCGGTGTCTGACATGGTAATGTGCTGTTTTCGCAAAGGTCCTTTCGAAGAGATGATGGTGCACACACCACATGTGGCGCAGCGGCTTTTGGAAATGACGCTGGATGAGCTAGACGCGGCGCGGGAATGGATGCTGCTGCTCGGTCGCAAAACTGCACGTGAAAAGATCGCCTCCTTCTTGTCGATCCTGGCACGTCGCAACGCGACACTGAATTTGGGCAAGACCGATGCCGGGCTTACGTTTGACCTTCCTTTGACGCGGGAGGCGATGGCGGATTACCTCGGTTTGACGCTTGAGACAGTGAGTCGTCAGATATCGGCGCTCAAGAAGGACGGTGTCATTGTGTTGCAAGGCAAGCGGATGGTCAGTGTGCCAGATTTTGACAAATTGCTCGATGAGGCCGGGGACGACAGCGACGGCGGTATGTTGAGCTAA